One Thalassotalea sediminis DNA segment encodes these proteins:
- a CDS encoding LysR family transcriptional regulator, with the protein MDTTSRLLMLLDVVERGSFANAAESRNIDRSVISKQISKLEDELSVRLLNRSTRSFSLTAAGAEMVKKATELRELLSETIRMAENYHLEPRGTIKITSSTIIAKRYLQPVINDFQKRFPQVEVELILGDTLVDIVAEGIDLAFRVGELKDSSLIARKLARNRLVILASPDFIETYGMPEKMADLESLPAASYTNATIRVTEVEYKNAQGEQVTQKINSVFRANDAEVLLLKALSGSAFVIAPAFIVGDEVLNGKLIPLLTDVNLLNYREMYAIYPHRDLPVRTRLFYDAVRDFIGKDKPIWEKNIPNFEHMYQG; encoded by the coding sequence ATGGATACTACTAGCCGTTTGTTGATGTTATTGGATGTGGTAGAGCGTGGATCATTTGCTAATGCTGCCGAAAGTAGAAATATTGATCGTTCAGTTATCTCTAAACAAATTAGTAAATTAGAGGATGAGCTGTCGGTAAGATTATTGAATAGATCTACACGATCATTTTCATTAACAGCAGCGGGTGCTGAAATGGTTAAAAAGGCAACTGAGTTAAGAGAATTGCTCAGTGAAACAATTAGAATGGCAGAAAACTATCATTTAGAGCCTAGAGGTACGATAAAAATAACGTCATCAACGATCATTGCTAAACGATACCTTCAACCCGTTATCAACGATTTTCAAAAACGCTTTCCGCAGGTGGAGGTTGAACTGATTCTAGGAGATACCTTAGTTGACATTGTTGCAGAAGGAATTGACTTAGCTTTCAGGGTTGGAGAACTAAAGGACTCATCGTTAATTGCCCGAAAACTCGCACGTAATCGTTTAGTTATTTTAGCGTCACCTGATTTTATTGAAACCTATGGTATGCCTGAAAAAATGGCTGATCTTGAGTCTTTGCCGGCTGCGAGCTACACCAACGCTACTATTCGTGTCACCGAGGTTGAGTATAAAAATGCGCAAGGTGAGCAAGTAACTCAAAAAATTAATAGTGTTTTTCGTGCAAATGATGCTGAAGTGTTATTGTTGAAAGCATTATCAGGAAGTGCATTTGTGATTGCACCCGCTTTTATTGTTGGTGATGAAGTGTTAAACGGAAAACTTATACCGTTATTAACTGACGTAAACTTATTAAACTACCGTGAAATGTACGCTATTTATCCTCACAGAGACTTGCCCGTTAGAACGCGCTTATTTTATGATGCTGTGCGTGATTTTATTGGTAAAGATAAGCCAATATGGGAAAAAAATATTCCAAATTTTGAACACATGTATCAAGGATAA
- a CDS encoding YSC84-related protein: MITQKTLFTVIVLTFLTACASMGTGNKAEKQQQIIKMKNEVLTQLYQKKPDTRDQINAAPGYAVFSNANINLIFMAAGTGYGVVKNMKTKKNTYMNMAEGGIGLGLGVKDYRIVMVFHTENAMNSFINNGWTFGGNADAAAKAGDKGGSVEGEAYYGDVTVYTLTEAGLALQATIKGTKFWVDKELN; the protein is encoded by the coding sequence ATGATAACTCAAAAAACATTGTTTACCGTAATAGTGCTTACGTTTTTAACTGCCTGTGCATCAATGGGCACTGGAAATAAGGCTGAAAAACAGCAGCAAATTATTAAGATGAAAAATGAAGTACTCACCCAGTTATATCAGAAGAAGCCAGATACACGTGATCAGATCAATGCCGCGCCTGGTTATGCGGTGTTTTCAAATGCAAATATTAATTTAATTTTTATGGCGGCAGGAACAGGTTATGGCGTTGTAAAAAACATGAAAACCAAGAAAAATACATACATGAATATGGCTGAAGGCGGTATCGGGCTTGGCTTAGGCGTAAAAGATTATCGTATCGTTATGGTATTTCATACAGAAAATGCGATGAATAGTTTTATTAATAATGGTTGGACGTTTGGCGGTAATGCCGATGCTGCAGCAAAAGCAGGTGATAAAGGTGGCTCAGTTGAAGGTGAAGCTTATTATGGTGATGTAACCGTATACACCTTGACTGAAGCAGGTTTAGCGTTACAAGCGACAATAAAGGGGACTAAGTTCTGGGTAGATAAAGAACTCAATTAG
- a CDS encoding MlaC/ttg2D family ABC transporter substrate-binding protein encodes MRFALSIFILLFSLAASAQPKLTPKDVIHQTGDKLFSRIATSQAELQKFPELMRNIVEEELMPVVDYRYAAFKILGKHVRKASKEQRTKFVSSMKHYLVRTYATALNQYKDQKVTYGQSKISKSGRTASVDALITEDGKPDIHLTFQMRKNKKTGQWKAYDMIVEGISLLSSKQAEFSSRISKHGIDQVTVELASLSK; translated from the coding sequence ATGAGATTCGCTTTATCGATTTTTATTTTACTGTTTAGTTTAGCTGCCTCTGCACAACCAAAGTTGACACCAAAAGATGTGATTCATCAAACAGGTGATAAGCTTTTTTCTCGAATCGCAACAAGCCAAGCCGAGTTACAAAAATTTCCAGAGTTAATGCGTAATATCGTAGAAGAAGAGTTAATGCCTGTTGTTGATTACCGCTATGCCGCATTCAAAATATTAGGTAAGCATGTTAGAAAAGCCTCAAAAGAGCAGCGCACAAAATTTGTTTCGTCTATGAAGCATTACCTAGTTCGTACTTACGCAACTGCACTTAACCAATACAAAGATCAAAAAGTAACTTATGGTCAATCTAAAATTTCAAAAAGCGGCAGAACGGCATCTGTTGATGCCTTGATCACCGAAGATGGTAAACCAGATATTCATTTAACTTTTCAGATGCGTAAAAACAAAAAAACAGGACAATGGAAAGCATACGACATGATCGTTGAAGGCATTTCATTACTTAGTAGCAAACAAGCTGAATTTAGTTCTCGCATCAGTAAACATGGTATTGACCAAGTCACCGTTGAACTCGCATCCCTTAGCAAGTAA
- a CDS encoding TetR/AcrR family transcriptional regulator, producing the protein MRDAEQTRQRILEITADEIHQHGFQATSLSTILARCEISKGALYHHFANKLELGYAVFEEIFTPMFLATWQPAVEAADPIDGLCNFFHEVSQSMSCEDIICGCPVNNLCQEMSGVDEGFRLRVLNMQQKLNHLIAFNFQRFSSSLRSDLDFNQIAYFVVSSFHGAYSLSKSAKNKELFDKVVNELCLYLNNLRKN; encoded by the coding sequence ATGAGAGATGCTGAACAAACACGTCAACGAATATTAGAAATTACCGCTGATGAAATTCATCAACATGGATTTCAAGCCACAAGTTTATCTACTATTTTAGCACGTTGTGAAATATCTAAAGGCGCGTTATACCACCACTTCGCCAATAAACTAGAACTCGGTTATGCTGTTTTCGAAGAAATATTCACACCAATGTTTCTAGCGACCTGGCAACCTGCTGTTGAAGCTGCAGATCCTATCGATGGCTTATGCAATTTTTTCCATGAAGTATCACAAAGCATGAGCTGTGAAGATATTATTTGTGGTTGCCCTGTCAATAACTTATGTCAAGAAATGTCAGGTGTTGATGAAGGCTTTAGATTACGTGTACTCAACATGCAACAGAAATTAAACCACCTTATTGCCTTTAATTTTCAGCGCTTTTCATCATCACTTCGCTCTGACTTAGACTTTAATCAAATAGCCTATTTTGTTGTTTCAAGTTTTCATGGTGCCTACAGTTTAAGCAAAAGCGCAAAAAATAAAGAGTTATTCGATAAAGTCGTAAACGAGTTATGCCTATACCTCAATAACTTACGTAAAAACTAG
- a CDS encoding carboxypeptidase-like regulatory domain-containing protein has translation MSWKVDKLSWLLALWGVVFSLPLFSYAAEAPGALTIIVTSQKTARPLSNVQVTLKERETASIQTLTTDKQGRIVVDLLDPGLYALTLNKNGFVSLYEPSIRVVTRKNMKVEFELNEQNIEVIEVRAQQAEKAGSGSNIYLDREALRGAVGGGADPLLSLDGLPGLASSSERNDWSFSSRSEDSDMVAHLSW, from the coding sequence ATGAGCTGGAAAGTTGATAAACTATCGTGGCTGCTGGCCTTATGGGGAGTCGTTTTTAGCTTGCCATTGTTTTCCTACGCAGCAGAGGCTCCCGGCGCACTAACTATTATCGTGACTTCGCAAAAAACAGCTCGACCCCTTTCGAACGTACAAGTTACTCTTAAAGAGCGAGAAACCGCTTCAATTCAAACACTAACTACTGATAAACAAGGGCGTATTGTTGTTGATTTGCTTGATCCGGGTTTATACGCGTTAACATTAAACAAAAATGGCTTTGTTTCACTTTATGAGCCGAGCATTCGTGTCGTTACTCGCAAGAATATGAAAGTCGAGTTCGAGCTAAATGAACAAAATATTGAGGTGATTGAGGTACGAGCACAACAAGCTGAGAAAGCAGGTTCAGGTTCAAATATTTACCTAGATAGAGAGGCATTACGAGGTGCTGTCGGTGGAGGTGCAGATCCTTTACTTTCATTAGATGGATTGCCGGGTTTAGCATCTTCAAGTGAACGTAATGATTGGTCATTCTCATCGCGTTCAGAGGATAGCGATATGGTTGCCCATTTATCATGGTAA
- a CDS encoding MipA/OmpV family protein: MKKFIFLAVLLLIQSTFNNAVIAQENKPVLVPLPSIDDFTKGEDGWAFGLGLGIEYESAYEGSDELGFEAQPAGAVQWRSGDNIYYFAGEAFGWRGLLNGKWLLGALIGFEEGREESDSDDGRLDGLGNQEEGFELVLQARRSFTPDWRYWLVSRFVASEEGNLALFGVGRRFGEQTDGTGSEVNLVFVVHDSDYANKGFGIDAMQSLSSGLDETKLSGGLRSVGIDYNYRKNINSDWQIYGEALFEYFSSEVRDSPIARSDYEAEVGIGVIYKF; this comes from the coding sequence ATGAAAAAATTTATATTTTTAGCCGTTTTATTGCTTATACAAAGTACCTTTAATAACGCAGTAATAGCACAAGAAAATAAACCTGTTTTAGTTCCCCTTCCATCTATTGATGATTTCACTAAAGGTGAAGATGGCTGGGCGTTTGGCTTAGGGCTGGGGATTGAATATGAATCCGCTTACGAAGGTTCAGATGAATTGGGCTTTGAAGCACAGCCTGCTGGTGCTGTGCAATGGCGCAGTGGTGATAATATTTATTACTTTGCAGGAGAAGCATTTGGCTGGCGAGGACTACTCAATGGCAAATGGCTATTAGGTGCCTTGATTGGATTTGAAGAAGGCCGAGAAGAAAGCGACTCTGACGATGGCAGATTAGATGGTCTTGGTAATCAAGAAGAAGGCTTTGAGTTGGTTTTACAAGCTCGTCGTTCATTTACCCCTGATTGGCGTTATTGGTTAGTTAGTCGTTTCGTTGCCAGTGAAGAAGGGAACTTAGCTTTATTCGGTGTTGGCCGTCGATTTGGTGAACAAACTGACGGCACAGGTTCTGAAGTTAATTTAGTTTTCGTAGTACATGACAGTGACTACGCTAATAAAGGATTTGGTATTGATGCCATGCAATCACTATCATCAGGCTTAGACGAAACTAAATTAAGCGGTGGATTACGCTCAGTTGGTATTGACTATAATTACCGAAAAAACATAAACAGTGATTGGCAAATATATGGTGAAGCACTATTTGAATATTTCAGTAGTGAAGTCAGAGATAGCCCTATTGCACGCAGTGATTACGAAGCTGAGGTAGGTATTGGGGTTATTTATAAGTTTTAG